One genomic region from Candidatus Woesearchaeota archaeon encodes:
- a CDS encoding DUF1016 family protein: MPNISKYGKFLKEIKERIQKAQYEALKSVNKELINLYWDLGMMIVEKQMNQGWGRGIIKTLAKDLQREYPGIRGFSAQNLWYMRQFYMHYKDNAKLQPLVGEISWAKNIIILGGCEDDSQREFYIRMTKKFGWTKNVLLNQLENRAYEKYLLNQTNFDKTLPEKYKAQAKLAVKDEYIFDFLELGEQHSERELERSLTDQIRGFLTEIGNYFCFIGSQFRLEVGGQEYLVDLLLYHRELRCLIAVELKICEFKPEYAGKMQFYLSALDDTVKLDHENPSIGMIICKSKNKTIVEYALKDTKKPIGIASYRLSRELPERLSKYLPSEKDIGRGLNGHH; the protein is encoded by the coding sequence ATGCCTAACATATCCAAATATGGGAAATTCTTGAAGGAAATCAAAGAGCGCATCCAGAAGGCACAATACGAAGCTTTGAAATCTGTCAATAAAGAGCTTATTAACTTATATTGGGATCTTGGCATGATGATTGTTGAAAAACAAATGAATCAGGGATGGGGCAGAGGCATCATCAAAACTCTTGCCAAAGACCTGCAAAGGGAGTATCCGGGGATCAGGGGATTCTCTGCACAGAACCTATGGTATATGAGGCAATTCTATATGCATTATAAGGACAATGCAAAACTCCAACCACTGGTTGGAGAAATCAGCTGGGCAAAGAATATTATCATACTGGGTGGCTGTGAGGATGATTCGCAACGGGAATTCTACATAAGAATGACCAAGAAATTTGGATGGACAAAAAATGTCCTCCTAAACCAGCTGGAAAACAGAGCCTATGAAAAATATCTTCTCAACCAGACTAATTTTGATAAAACCCTGCCCGAAAAATACAAAGCGCAGGCAAAGCTGGCTGTCAAGGATGAGTATATCTTTGATTTTCTTGAACTGGGAGAGCAGCACTCTGAACGAGAATTGGAAAGATCTTTAACAGACCAAATTAGGGGGTTTCTTACTGAGATTGGAAACTACTTCTGTTTTATTGGGAGTCAATTCAGATTAGAAGTCGGCGGTCAAGAGTATCTTGTTGATTTGCTGCTCTACCATAGAGAATTAAGATGCCTGATTGCAGTTGAGCTGAAGATTTGCGAGTTCAAGCCTGAATATGCCGGGAAGATGCAGTTCTACCTTTCTGCGCTGGATGATACGGTCAAACTGGATCATGAGAATCCTTCAATCGGCATGATCATCTGCAAGAGCAAGAATAAGACGATAGTCGAGTACGCTTTGAAGGACACTAAGAAACCTATCGGGATTGCCTCTTATCGCCTGAGCAGGGAGTTGCCTGAAAGACTTTCAAAGTACTTGCCTTCTGAAAAGGATATTGGAAGGGGATTGAATGGACATCATTGA
- a CDS encoding tyrosine-type recombinase/integrase: MDIIEAMKKEMLRRKLSHRTIMTYLFYVRKFLLFCPKDPKQFSKKDCREFLMRFMEKDLKWAGKKNSEIAGSTLNVALNSLRFMMEEVLRKSMRLNIRYSKTPKTAATCLSKEEVKALISVIVNPKHRLLISLMYGAGLRVSEAVKLKAEDIELEEDLGWVRRGKGNKDRPFIVPKGLKEYLQKLIEDSGTYLFPGQNGHLSARSVQEIVKKASKKAKIKKKIHPHTLRHSFATHLLEVGNDVTVVQALLGHNEARTTLEYLHNVKPRMISVKSPFDNL; this comes from the coding sequence ATGGACATCATTGAAGCGATGAAGAAAGAGATGCTCAGAAGGAAACTGAGCCATAGGACAATAATGACATACCTTTTTTATGTCAGGAAATTCTTGTTGTTCTGCCCTAAGGATCCAAAGCAATTCTCAAAGAAAGACTGCAGGGAGTTCCTGATGAGATTCATGGAGAAGGACCTCAAGTGGGCAGGCAAGAAGAATTCGGAGATTGCAGGATCTACCTTGAATGTGGCTCTTAACTCATTGAGATTCATGATGGAAGAAGTGCTGAGAAAGAGCATGAGACTCAACATAAGATATTCAAAGACACCAAAGACAGCAGCAACCTGCCTGAGCAAGGAGGAAGTCAAGGCCTTGATATCTGTGATTGTCAATCCCAAGCACAGACTACTCATATCCTTGATGTATGGAGCAGGGCTTCGTGTCAGCGAGGCTGTCAAGCTGAAGGCAGAGGATATCGAGCTTGAGGAGGATTTAGGATGGGTGAGAAGAGGGAAAGGCAATAAGGACAGGCCATTCATCGTTCCTAAGGGTTTGAAGGAATATTTACAGAAGCTTATTGAAGATTCAGGCACTTATCTGTTTCCAGGGCAGAATGGACACCTTTCAGCAAGGTCAGTGCAAGAGATAGTGAAAAAAGCATCAAAGAAGGCTAAGATAAAGAAGAAAATACATCCCCATACATTGAGGCACAGTTTTGCAACACACCTTCTAGAGGTTGGGAATGATGTTACAGTTGTACAAGCCTTGCTGGGCCATAATGAAGCCAGGACCACGCTGGAATACCTGCATAATGTGAAACCGAGAATGATCAGTGTGAAGAGTCCATTCGACAATCTATAA
- a CDS encoding flavin reductase family protein: MIEVAYPRQVVFVTSRGIADVMGKRLEKDNVMAASWHAPISWDPLLYGILISDKRFSYKLISGSKVFCVNFIPEKWEKECIIVGRESGMHQDKFAKAGLKTEHCDTIDCLRLKDALGYLECELFKEIELGDHLLLVGKVNKQWTNKEGRRLFQSDGNKFTTTRR, from the coding sequence ATGATTGAGGTCGCTTATCCTAGGCAGGTAGTTTTTGTCACATCAAGGGGCATCGCTGATGTCATGGGGAAGAGGCTTGAGAAGGACAATGTCATGGCTGCTTCCTGGCACGCCCCTATTTCCTGGGACCCTTTGCTCTACGGCATCCTGATAAGCGACAAGAGGTTCTCCTATAAGCTGATAAGCGGATCAAAGGTATTCTGTGTCAACTTCATCCCAGAGAAGTGGGAGAAGGAGTGCATCATAGTCGGCAGGGAGTCTGGCATGCATCAGGACAAGTTCGCGAAAGCAGGACTGAAGACTGAGCACTGTGACACTATTGACTGCCTTCGTCTGAAGGATGCGCTGGGCTATCTTGAGTGCGAGCTCTTTAAGGAGATCGAGCTAGGTGACCACCTTTTGTTGGTGGGAAAAGTTAATAAACAGTGGACAAATAAGGAAGGCAGACGGCTGTTCCAGTCAGATGGGAACAAATTTACAACAACAAGAAGGTGA
- a CDS encoding DUF1189 family protein: MFKVGKSKTEARKHIHRAGQKIAENHFFRTFFHAFNPMLYRELANRPCKKVVSYYLSLIFIVFIIVTLIALPQIIGMSSFLQDQISHFSEFSVDITQKMDSPIILPEKDSMFILDTAGTIDISGYSTPFMYITNKEIMTRCWFRENHIMLDDYSDVAGNSQRISSLLTTVLILMLPSLIFFAYMFFALKYLIIILIASLLVFILIRLLKFEIYYKEVLKVGFYASTVMVVVEIVGKILFSRTYFVHYALFLLFYIIGALKAGDVEVHQSRQVRKFSFRHKDD; the protein is encoded by the coding sequence ATGTTCAAAGTAGGGAAAAGCAAGACTGAAGCTAGGAAGCATATCCACAGGGCTGGCCAGAAGATAGCTGAGAATCATTTCTTCAGGACTTTCTTCCATGCCTTCAATCCAATGCTGTACAGGGAGCTTGCCAACAGGCCTTGCAAGAAGGTCGTCTCTTACTATCTCTCCTTGATTTTCATCGTCTTCATCATCGTAACTCTCATTGCCCTTCCGCAGATCATCGGCATGTCATCTTTCTTGCAGGATCAGATCTCCCATTTCAGCGAGTTCAGCGTTGACATAACCCAGAAGATGGATTCTCCGATAATTCTGCCGGAGAAGGATTCTATGTTCATCCTTGACACTGCAGGAACCATAGACATCTCAGGATACAGCACCCCGTTCATGTACATCACGAACAAGGAGATCATGACAAGATGCTGGTTCAGGGAGAATCATATCATGCTTGACGATTATTCTGATGTCGCAGGCAACAGCCAAAGGATCAGCTCTCTTCTGACCACAGTGCTCATCCTGATGCTCCCGTCTCTGATCTTCTTCGCGTACATGTTCTTCGCGCTGAAATATCTCATCATCATCCTGATCGCATCATTGCTTGTTTTCATCTTGATAAGGCTGCTCAAGTTCGAGATATACTACAAGGAGGTATTGAAGGTTGGTTTCTATGCATCGACTGTCATGGTCGTTGTCGAGATTGTGGGAAAGATCCTGTTCAGCAGGACTTATTTTGTGCATTACGCACTTTTCCTGCTTTTCTACATCATCGGTGCCCTGAAGGCTGGTGACGTCGAGGTCCACCAGTCAAGGCAGGTCAGGAAATTCAGCTTCAGGCATAAAGATGATTGA
- a CDS encoding methyltransferase domain-containing protein: protein MTYYDKIANGYDELHREEQEKKMQIIQDLIKPKKHESLLDIGCGTGISMEPWDCKKIGIDPSEELLKQNPFETKKAEAESLPFEDSSFDYVTCVSSIHNFRDIDKAIEEIKRVAKDKIIITILRKSPKFDKIRDLIQANFDTIKIVLEEKDVLFLLENFPEKSE, encoded by the coding sequence ATGACATACTATGACAAGATTGCCAATGGATACGATGAGCTGCACAGGGAAGAGCAGGAGAAGAAGATGCAGATCATCCAGGATCTCATCAAGCCGAAGAAACACGAATCCCTGCTCGACATCGGCTGCGGCACTGGCATCTCAATGGAGCCTTGGGACTGCAAAAAAATAGGAATCGACCCCAGCGAAGAGCTCCTGAAACAGAATCCTTTCGAGACAAAAAAAGCAGAAGCAGAATCCCTCCCTTTCGAAGATAGCTCATTCGACTATGTGACCTGCGTCTCATCAATCCACAACTTTAGGGACATAGACAAAGCAATTGAAGAGATCAAGAGGGTCGCAAAAGACAAAATAATCATAACAATCCTCAGGAAAAGCCCTAAATTTGACAAGATCAGAGATCTCATTCAAGCAAATTTTGACACAATAAAGATTGTCCTGGAAGAGAAGGATGTCCTCTTCTTGCTCGAAAACTTTCCGGAGAAATCTGAATAA
- a CDS encoding putative toxin-antitoxin system toxin component, PIN family has translation MDTNVLVSGTFWSGDSFRIMDLIDRKELICVLSDPIIEEYNKVLQSDRIIEKIVDNGLILPRVVQKIIENSAIVKPEKRFKIIKADPDDDKFIEAAVEGRSDYIISQDRHLLRIKEFRSIGILSPKDFLRLYYDRTRSRK, from the coding sequence TTGGACACGAATGTGCTGGTCTCTGGCACTTTCTGGAGCGGAGATTCTTTCAGGATAATGGATTTGATAGACAGGAAAGAATTGATATGTGTTCTCTCCGATCCCATAATAGAAGAGTACAATAAAGTGTTGCAGAGTGATAGGATCATAGAGAAGATTGTTGACAATGGATTGATCCTGCCAAGGGTTGTTCAGAAAATTATTGAAAATTCCGCGATTGTCAAACCTGAGAAGAGATTCAAGATTATCAAGGCTGATCCTGATGATGACAAATTCATTGAAGCTGCTGTTGAAGGCAGATCTGATTATATCATAAGTCAGGACAGGCATCTGCTTAGGATAAAGGAGTTTAGAAGCATAGGGATCCTTAGTCCGAAGGATTTCCTGAGATTGTATTATGACAGGACAAGATCCAGGAAGTGA
- a CDS encoding AbrB/MazE/SpoVT family DNA-binding domain-containing protein: MATDMIDIGKVSSRGQIAIPTDMRNRLNLQEGARVLFILTDSTLLIKKVTSETFSQITEPLRQKRKKINEGDVNRLVHHLRKD, translated from the coding sequence ATGGCAACTGATATGATTGACATCGGAAAAGTGAGCTCAAGAGGCCAGATTGCAATCCCTACTGATATGAGGAACCGATTGAATCTGCAGGAAGGCGCAAGAGTATTGTTCATACTGACAGATAGCACATTGCTTATAAAGAAAGTGACATCTGAAACTTTTTCGCAGATTACAGAACCTCTACGACAAAAGAGGAAGAAGATTAATGAAGGTGACGTGAATAGATTAGTACACCATCTCAGGAAAGATTAG
- a CDS encoding protein kinase family protein, producing MRKENCKAIAIFLTLLIIGMPFSFAQVCPTPNEQGMIGKDSVAPIIESIRSDLLAAGATGRADAEIQSIFQGLIRDKLSEAGYEISDDVLLRYFGSVDTLTLATDYYNLNYNIKQGHKEKADGLVESMVMIEPARPSAVLSPKVDITSAGTALSLDIQRPSPFTMDGEEWTPKAEFHTTLIGFGHDLQKILKTIGLSNKEAKDKAKEIMTQAAQGIDFSVTRTGRYSIVRDDQGRRTIIEHVQAEGMQEFYDNIDQRLQALGIQEPIARSPAHITLYTAPDGKAIGLTTQDQVDGWGREATPGQAQAIQSALQVPFPEAGFATPGMMMASLFAGMGLVFSPAMTDSLAVFTAPLMPFIGISAVAGAIAYGAAEAYKWIQEENDDKSGYQPRADTGTSEMQDRIRVLFNPYQEMFSGEIIDIVVRNVVNNLDKSQNIAKGLSYDMFEGLLSQEEFDRLSQIVNSMDTIAQRVGSLRSTSQIDPTLIFKRVIGIGGFGIVQVVEKDGQEFVLKIAMPGTSLRTEYDTLDKLKDSGAFVIPYEYYGDAYLREYVEGDVISDTTIHADALRDISNAYYFAKQSGIGLYDFKAQNIVVDSQGNVKIIDFQVGEYDFRLHLSDLMQYVDGYDSMTDAEESALMDELLEISEKGYSVEAALDKARLDLQNGMSPATVIRDLNALTGLTQEQEAIRDGLIAKAQAKQTQTVQEAEPSAQSPAQEDQAPAQAPASTGFLRRLGSAARNGAITAGVFLASSMSAWADSLGSVQNAQTGLLSSPILWYGLGIAAAVGTTYYAMKAVNWLSNRSRQGIKPVSTTSDGFHVLQVTEHATGRPRQMTVDPRITEFFNFARRRLDIDVAITGGDVRRPMLGMPGFTGLSDLDIVTPKGITENQEAALRSEAARLFPDAVTIDFLSQGIGEEIFDEWGFTVSRFQLSSDGILYGSAQAISDSENGVLRLVPGKDVKRDPELRQLLRGIRFMGEHSLEPDPETEQRLKNIAAGFVADHISVSNLIFSSVMNKEFESIFSNIRDRQGADRTKSALMRFGLLQPLLDAGFDIDRMMDRILDRKLNNEKILASDFDVLYTGTGALKGTPLTLQGLRDMIEQEIASLDDPRLSESIDDLMARYQRYETFHIRDKSNIVDGIKQTLALMSQTPDTLENLRGRKIGDFALFGPAESVEEMETVLGVSRTQFSQLSIEQKQRLIADTQQRLFDDVYKEKGDDIEILSTKDPSTFLPNRGMTLGEWNGLAVYDRYRISMGIPIATKGTDQGSAVNQEAQATLVIDGFSANVNEEGVVVYTKDGVEVDRNDLPLEIKQQLDDQFNTELGSGSPLVMKAIRVDGWDEEIEVGGVILHPEQYAPLERKVLRESERIFGLWGEQGLGDELKVLREYGDLRQHIVEVSLLSGIFADQVSRWVASQEGMALDVHPGSVQSAARFHDLGKVSERGRAIIFRFSGRSLGGMLVNDAIRLNAIKRHIGFTYEDELEGMDSDQVRERITRIMSGLKSTRFAEQIDRELRTADSRTALGGIYLKVRIAQVEEDAATDPNLRTIFNEYSVGETIEGRIRLELDSDEKEALSWAQDWAAAHDTKIEALQMRDLYDSHLKDQDIQDRIDDGFPEDIASIIMGHHFTSGYPSRFIDPKYRSDDAILLMVIDSYNAYRSRSPMYGYSVEEPDSHEETIEQMKEYYQDPMRLRSDQNKAGITVDEQNRILMMIDLLDNFVANHGRIIGTIEGALGT from the coding sequence ATGAGGAAGGAGAATTGCAAGGCCATAGCGATCTTCTTGACGCTTCTGATAATAGGCATGCCTTTCTCTTTTGCGCAGGTCTGTCCTACCCCTAATGAACAGGGTATGATAGGGAAAGATTCTGTTGCACCAATTATTGAATCGATAAGGTCTGATCTGCTTGCCGCTGGTGCTACTGGCAGGGCTGATGCAGAGATACAATCCATATTTCAGGGATTGATAAGGGACAAGTTAAGCGAAGCAGGTTATGAGATCAGTGATGATGTGCTCCTAAGATACTTTGGCTCAGTTGATACTCTAACACTTGCTACTGATTATTACAATCTCAATTATAATATCAAACAAGGTCATAAAGAAAAAGCTGATGGTCTTGTCGAGAGCATGGTGATGATAGAGCCTGCGAGGCCTTCAGCTGTATTATCACCAAAAGTGGATATAACCTCTGCTGGCACAGCATTGTCTCTTGATATCCAAAGACCTTCTCCATTCACCATGGATGGTGAGGAATGGACACCGAAGGCAGAATTCCACACGACATTGATTGGTTTTGGCCATGATCTTCAGAAGATCTTGAAGACCATAGGCCTCTCAAACAAGGAGGCAAAGGACAAGGCCAAAGAGATCATGACTCAAGCAGCGCAAGGGATAGATTTCAGCGTCACAAGGACAGGCAGATACAGCATCGTCAGGGATGATCAGGGAAGAAGGACAATAATAGAACATGTACAGGCTGAAGGGATGCAGGAATTCTATGACAATATTGACCAACGACTGCAAGCATTGGGTATACAGGAACCGATAGCGAGGAGTCCTGCCCACATAACTCTCTACACTGCCCCTGACGGAAAAGCGATAGGTCTCACAACACAGGATCAGGTTGACGGGTGGGGCAGAGAGGCAACACCTGGACAGGCACAAGCAATACAGTCTGCTCTGCAAGTGCCATTCCCTGAGGCAGGCTTCGCAACACCAGGCATGATGATGGCATCACTGTTTGCGGGTATGGGATTGGTCTTCTCTCCTGCTATGACAGATTCCCTCGCAGTATTCACAGCTCCGCTCATGCCCTTTATCGGGATCAGTGCAGTGGCTGGCGCGATTGCATATGGGGCAGCAGAAGCATACAAGTGGATCCAGGAGGAGAATGATGATAAGTCTGGATATCAGCCTAGGGCAGACACTGGAACTTCCGAGATGCAGGATAGAATAAGGGTTCTTTTCAACCCATATCAGGAAATGTTCAGCGGGGAGATTATTGATATCGTAGTTAGAAACGTTGTCAATAATCTGGACAAGAGTCAGAATATTGCTAAAGGTCTGAGCTATGACATGTTCGAAGGATTGCTAAGCCAAGAAGAATTTGATCGCTTATCTCAAATTGTGAACAGCATGGATACTATTGCACAGAGGGTAGGATCTCTCAGGTCCACATCCCAGATTGATCCGACACTCATATTCAAGAGAGTGATTGGTATCGGTGGTTTTGGTATTGTTCAGGTTGTAGAGAAGGATGGACAAGAATTTGTATTGAAAATTGCTATGCCTGGCACTTCCTTGAGAACTGAATATGATACTCTGGATAAGCTCAAGGACTCAGGGGCATTTGTGATCCCCTATGAATATTATGGGGACGCATACCTCAGGGAGTATGTTGAGGGTGATGTGATATCTGATACAACAATCCATGCAGATGCATTACGAGACATATCCAACGCATATTATTTTGCAAAGCAGTCAGGCATAGGACTGTATGATTTTAAGGCACAGAATATTGTGGTTGACTCACAAGGCAATGTGAAGATCATTGATTTCCAGGTAGGGGAATATGATTTCAGACTCCATCTGTCTGATCTCATGCAGTATGTTGATGGATATGACTCGATGACAGATGCTGAAGAGTCTGCATTGATGGATGAGTTATTGGAGATTTCAGAAAAAGGGTACTCAGTCGAAGCAGCTCTCGACAAGGCAAGGTTGGATCTGCAGAATGGAATGAGCCCTGCAACCGTCATCCGTGACCTTAACGCATTGACAGGTTTGACCCAAGAGCAGGAAGCTATCAGGGATGGCCTGATTGCAAAAGCACAGGCGAAGCAAACACAAACAGTCCAAGAAGCAGAGCCATCTGCTCAATCACCAGCCCAAGAAGACCAAGCGCCCGCCCAAGCCCCTGCCTCAACAGGCTTCCTCAGGAGACTGGGCTCTGCTGCGCGGAATGGTGCCATAACAGCAGGTGTGTTTTTAGCATCATCAATGAGCGCCTGGGCTGACTCCCTCGGCAGTGTCCAGAATGCTCAGACTGGACTCCTCTCAAGCCCCATTTTATGGTATGGTCTTGGCATCGCGGCAGCTGTTGGAACGACTTATTATGCTATGAAGGCTGTCAACTGGCTTTCAAATCGTTCCCGACAAGGCATTAAACCTGTATCGACGACATCTGACGGCTTCCATGTCCTGCAGGTCACTGAGCATGCGACTGGCCGGCCAAGGCAGATGACTGTTGATCCTAGGATAACCGAATTCTTCAATTTCGCAAGAAGAAGGCTGGATATTGATGTTGCCATAACTGGAGGTGATGTAAGGAGGCCCATGCTTGGGATGCCTGGATTCACAGGCCTTTCTGATCTTGATATTGTAACCCCGAAAGGGATCACTGAAAATCAGGAAGCAGCACTCAGATCTGAGGCAGCAAGATTGTTCCCGGATGCAGTCACTATTGATTTTCTTTCACAGGGTATAGGAGAAGAGATTTTTGATGAGTGGGGCTTCACAGTTTCAAGATTCCAGTTGTCCTCTGATGGCATCTTATACGGATCAGCCCAGGCCATATCTGATTCTGAGAATGGTGTCCTGAGATTGGTTCCCGGCAAGGATGTTAAACGGGACCCTGAATTGAGACAGTTGCTGAGAGGTATACGGTTCATGGGTGAGCATTCCCTTGAACCTGATCCAGAGACTGAACAGAGACTGAAGAATATTGCAGCTGGATTTGTCGCTGATCATATCTCTGTCAGCAATCTTATTTTTAGCAGCGTTATGAACAAGGAATTTGAGTCGATCTTCAGTAATATCAGAGACAGACAGGGAGCAGATAGGACAAAATCAGCTCTCATGAGGTTTGGTTTGTTGCAGCCATTGCTGGATGCGGGTTTTGATATTGACAGGATGATGGATAGGATACTAGATAGGAAGTTGAACAATGAGAAGATCCTGGCTTCTGATTTTGATGTGCTGTATACAGGCACTGGGGCCTTGAAAGGGACTCCCCTGACTTTGCAGGGATTGAGGGATATGATTGAACAGGAGATAGCGTCACTTGATGACCCAAGATTATCAGAGTCCATAGATGATTTGATGGCCAGATATCAGCGCTATGAGACATTCCATATAAGAGATAAAAGTAATATTGTTGATGGCATCAAACAGACGCTTGCTCTTATGTCACAGACCCCGGATACCCTTGAGAATCTGAGAGGCCGCAAGATTGGTGATTTTGCCCTGTTTGGACCTGCTGAATCTGTTGAGGAGATGGAAACAGTTTTAGGAGTAAGCCGGACCCAATTCTCTCAGCTTTCCATAGAGCAGAAGCAGCGCCTCATTGCAGATACTCAACAGAGGCTCTTCGATGATGTTTATAAGGAGAAGGGTGATGATATCGAAATCCTCTCTACTAAAGATCCCTCAACCTTCCTACCGAATCGTGGTATGACCTTAGGTGAATGGAATGGCCTGGCTGTTTATGATAGGTACAGAATCTCCATGGGGATACCTATAGCCACCAAAGGCACTGATCAAGGATCTGCTGTAAACCAAGAAGCTCAAGCAACCCTCGTCATCGACGGCTTTTCCGCTAATGTCAACGAAGAAGGTGTTGTTGTCTATACTAAGGATGGTGTTGAAGTGGATCGCAATGATCTACCATTAGAGATCAAGCAGCAGCTCGATGACCAGTTTAACACAGAGCTTGGAAGCGGAAGCCCATTGGTCATGAAAGCCATAAGAGTCGATGGCTGGGATGAGGAGATTGAGGTTGGCGGTGTCATCCTTCATCCTGAGCAGTATGCCCCTCTGGAGAGGAAGGTATTGAGGGAGAGCGAGAGGATTTTTGGCCTTTGGGGAGAACAGGGGCTTGGTGATGAGCTCAAGGTCTTGAGGGAATATGGTGATCTGCGCCAGCATATTGTTGAGGTCTCATTATTGTCAGGGATATTTGCTGATCAGGTATCGAGATGGGTTGCATCTCAGGAAGGGATGGCATTGGATGTTCATCCAGGAAGTGTTCAGAGCGCTGCAAGGTTCCATGACCTTGGTAAGGTTAGCGAGAGAGGGAGAGCCATAATATTCAGGTTCTCTGGAAGATCCCTTGGTGGGATGCTTGTGAATGATGCAATAAGACTTAATGCGATCAAGAGGCATATAGGATTCACATATGAGGATGAGCTGGAAGGCATGGATAGTGATCAGGTGAGGGAAAGGATAACAAGGATCATGAGCGGACTCAAGAGCACGAGGTTTGCAGAGCAGATTGACAGGGAGTTGCGCACTGCTGACTCGAGGACTGCCTTGGGGGGGATTTATCTCAAGGTCAGGATTGCTCAGGTTGAAGAGGATGCTGCCACAGACCCCAATCTTAGGACCATTTTCAACGAGTATTCTGTCGGTGAGACAATAGAAGGCCGCATCAGGCTTGAATTGGACAGCGACGAGAAGGAAGCCTTGTCTTGGGCGCAGGATTGGGCAGCTGCGCATGACACCAAGATTGAAGCCCTGCAGATGAGGGATCTGTATGACAGCCATCTCAAGGACCAGGATATCCAGGACAGGATAGATGATGGATTCCCGGAGGATATTGCTTCGATAATCATGGGGCATCATTTCACAAGTGGTTATCCTAGTCGTTTCATAGACCCGAAATACCGTTCTGACGATGCAATTCTGCTGATGGTGATAGACTCATATAATGCATATAGGTCACGTTCTCCGATGTATGGATATTCTGTGGAGGAGCCGGATTCGCATGAGGAGACAATAGAACAGATGAAGGAGTACTATCAGGATCCGATGAGATTGAGGAGCGATCAGAATAAGGCTGGCATCACAGTGGATGAGCAGAACAGGATATTGATGATGATAGATTTGCTTGACAATTTCGTGGCCAATCATGGAAGGATAATAGGTACTATTGAAGGAGCACTAGGCACTTGA